Within Oribacterium sp. oral taxon 102, the genomic segment GCGATCCTCCGGGCAGCGCGCTATATCAGCCGGCATTATGAGGAGAGACTGACGCAGGGAAAGCTCGCGACGCTGAGCGGCTACTCCCCGAATTACTTCAGCCGCCGCTTCCGGGAAACGACAGGAATCGGCGCGCATGAGTATCTGCGGCTGACTCGTCTCCGGCACGCCGCTGCGCTGCTTCGGGCGGGAGAGCAGAGCGTAACAGTGATCGCTCTTTCCGTCGGCTTCAGCGATGCCAATTATTTCAAGGATGCTTTCAAGGCGATGTACGGGATTTCTCCCAGAGAATACCGTCGGGAATGCCGACGCGGGGAACGGGAGAACGGTATGGACACAGACCCGACAGCTTGATTTTTATAGCGAAAAACAGTAACATAGGTATGCTATGCAGCATTACGGTTTCTGACAGGGAGGACATGGCGCAGATGATCAGAATTGCGATAGATGCGATGGGTGGGGACAACGGTCCCGAGGTGATGCTCCGCGGGGCGGTCGATTCCCTTCCGCTCGTCCCGAATACGAAGCTCTTTCTCTTCGGCCCGGAGGAAAGACTGCGGCAGATTCTGTCCGGCTGTCACTATGACAGAGACCGGATCGAGCTCGTAGACGCGCCGGAGGTGGTGAGCCTGCATGAGTCTCCGGTGATGGCAGTCCGCAGGAAGAAGGATTCCAGCATTGTGAAGGGCATGCGCTTCGTGAAGGACGGCAATGCCGACGCGATCCTCTCCTCCGGCTCCACCGGGGCGATCCTCGCGGGAGGACAGCTGATCGTCGGCAGGCTCAGGGGGATACAGCGTCCGCCGCTGGGTGCGTTGATCCCGACCCGGAAGGGACTGAGCCTCCTCGTGGACTGCGGTGCCAATGTGGATGCGAAGCCGGAGTGGCTCGTGCAGTTCGCGGAAATGGGCAGCATCTATGTACGGAATATGCTCGGCATCGCACGTCCGACGATCGGACTTGTCAACATCGGCGCAGAGGAGGAGAAGGGCAACGCGCTCGTCAAGGAGACGATGCAGCTTCTCAAAAAGCAGGAGCGACTGAATTTCATCGGCTCTGTCGAGGCAAGGGACATCGTCGAGGGAAACTGTGACGTGATCGTCGCCGATGCCTTCGTCGGAAATGTCGTTCTGAAGATGTATGAGGGTGTCGCAAAAATGCTGCTCACGGAAATCAGCGGCGCATTGCGGCACAGCGGATTGCCGACCCTTCTCGGCGCAGCGCTGATCAAGGGAAGTCTCAAGCGGACGCTGCAGCGCTTCGATGCCAAAGCTGCCGGCGGCGCGCCGATCCTCGGGCTGAACGGGCTGGTGGTTAAGGTACATGGCAATACGGACGGTACGGAGGTGACGGCAGCTGTGCGGCAGGCGGCAGACTTCGTGCGAAGCGGTATTGTACAGAAGATCTCGGAGAACCTCGCCACAGAGGAGAAGGAAGCAGAAAACGAAGAGTAAGTCGCGCTTCCAGACATCAAAATGGAAGCCGGATAAGGAGAAACCATGGAATTTGAAAAATTAAAGAAGATCATCGCGGCAGAGCTTACAGATGTCAGCGAGGAGAGCATCACGATGGAAAGCCGTTTCGCAGAGGATTTGCATGCGGATTCCCTCGACGTCGTACAGATTGTGATGGCGATCGAGGAGGAGTTCGGGATCGAGATCCCGGAGGATGCCGCGGAGAAGATCCGGACGGTCGGCGAGGCGGTCGAGGCAATCCGGAGCGCAGAATAAAAGAATAAGGGAGCGGAATGAGAGATTTAACAGCATTACAGGCTTCTGTCGGCTATCATTTTCAGGATGAGTCCCTGCTTTTACATGCACTGACTCATCCATCCTTTTCCAATGAAAACGGAGATCCGAAGGAAGCGTCGAATCAGCGGCTGGAATTTCTGGGAGATGCCGTGCTGGAGCTGGTTTCCAGCCTGTTCCTCTTTCAGAGAGAGCCTGTGCTGCAGGAGGGTGTGATGACCAAGCTTCGGGCGTCGCTGGTCTGCGAGCCGACATTGGCGGAGAGTGCGCGGAGACTGCAGCTCGGTGATTATATCATCCTGGGGAAGGGAGAGGGGCGAGAGGGGATCAGCCAGAGAGATTCCGTCCTTTCCGATACCTTCGAGGCAGTGATCGGCGCGATATATCTGGACGGCGGAATGGAGCCGGCACAGCGCTTCATCACGGAGTTTGTCCTCTCAGATATCGAAAATAAGGAGCTTTATCACGACGCGAAGACCATGCTGCAGGAATACAGCTCGCAGAACCATCGAGAGCTTCGTTATGCGCTTCTGACGGAGGAGGGGCCCTGCCATGACCGTACCTATCGAATCGAGGTGCGTCTGGATGAGATGGTTTACGGCATTGGTGAAGGCTCCTCCAAAAAGAAAGCGGAACAGGCGGCAGCATATCAGGCGCTATGCAGAATAAAGGCGGAAACCGGTAATGTATTTAAAATCCATTGAGATTCAGGGCTTTAAATCCTTTGCAAATAAGACTGTTCTGGATTTCAGCGAGGGAATCACAGGCATCGTCGGCCCGAATGGCTCCGGAAAATCGAATATATCCGACGCTGTGAGATGGGTTCTGGGAGAGCAGAAGGTGAAGCAGCTCCGCGGCGCCTCGATGCAGGACGTGATCTTCGCGGGGACGCAGCAGCGCCGGCCGCAAAGCTATGCCTATGTGGCAATCACGCTGGATAACGCGGATCACAGTCTCGCGCTCGATTATCCGGAGGTTACCGTAACGAGACGGCTCTACCGTTCCGGAGAGTCGGAATATGTGCTGAACGGCACGGAATGCCGCCTGAAGGATATCAACGAGCTTTTTTACGATACAGGAATCGGCAAGGAGGGCTACTCTATCATCGGGCAGGGACAGATCGACAAAATCCTGTCCGGAAGACCGGAGGAGCGGAGAGCGCTCTTCGACGAAGCGGTCGGCATCGTGAAGTACAAGCGGAGAAAGGACGTTGCGGAAAAGAAGCTTGCGGAGGAGCAATCCAATCTCACCCGCGTAAGCGACATTCTCGCGGAGCTGGAACGGCAGGTCGGCCCGCTCCGGCGGCAGTCGGAGCAGGCGAAGGAATACCTTTCGCTCCGCGAGCGGCTGCTCCTGCTCGACGCGAACCTCTACCTCCGGGATATGGAGGCAGTGACGAAGGAGCTTGACAGCCTCGGGGAAAATGAGAGCATTGTCAATGAAGATCTGCTCCGTGCGAGAGAGGAGTCGGAGGCGCTTCGCGTGCAGTATGACACGATCGAGGAACGGCTCCGCAGTCTGGAGCAGCTTCTCACCGAGCATCGGAAGGGGATCTCCCGCGCAGAGCTCCTCCGCAGCAATCTTTCGGGACAGATCGATGTACAGCGGGAACAGATCTCCTCAGAGAAGAACAATGCACAGCATTATACTCAGCGGATCAATGCCCTGAAGAAAGAGCAGTTCGACACGATCGCGGGTATCGAGGACAATCTCTCGGTGCTGCATTCCATCCGGGAGCAGATTTCCTTCATCCGAGAGCAGGGAAGCGGAGAGGTCGAGCAGGAAAATGTCGAGCTGGATCTGCAGCTGATCGACGCGACGCTTTCCGAGACAGACTCCATGGTGCATGCCTGTATGGGAGAGAATTATCCGCTGGAGGCGCGTCCGCTCCGAAAGGCAGAGGAGGGAGCTGCGCCTCGGGCAGGGGACGGCTTCCTCACCGGAATCGAAGCGAAGCGGCAGGAGCTTTCCGCACTTTCCGAGCGGCTAAGAAGCGAAGCGGAGGAGCTTAATCAGCTTCGCAGCGCGCTTTCTGCGCTCCGGCAGGAGGAGAACGGACTCGCCGAAAAATGCCGCCGGAGCTATCAGCAGACGGACAGCGCGAAGAACAGGCTGGAGACGCTGCAGAACCTGGCGGAGCGCTATGAGGGCTTCGGCAATGCCGTAAAGGCGGTCATGGATCGAAGAGCGCAGTACCCGGGGATGCTGGGCGTCGTGGCAGAGCTGATCGAGGTTCCGAAGGACTATGAAACGGCGATCGAAACGGCGCTCGGCGGCAGCATACAGAATATCGTGACGAGGGATGAGAATACCGCGAAGGCGCTGGTGGAGCATCTGAAGAAAAACCGGCTGGGACGCGCCACCTTCCTGCCACTTCAGAATATCCGCGGACGCCGGGACGAGAGCTGTCTCCGCGCCTCCCACGAGAAGGGTGTGCTTGGACTGGGCTGTGATCTGGTTCACTGCGCTGAGGACTATACGCTTCTCACAGAGCACCTTCTGGGGCGTGTGCTCGTGGTCAATACGCTTGAAAATGCACTGCAGATCGCAAGGAAGTACAGGCAGAGTCTCCGCATTGTCACGCTGGATGGGGAACTTCTGAATCCGGGCGGCGCGATCTCGGGCGGCGCCTACCGGAACAGCTCCAACCTGATGAGCCGCAGGCGGGAGCTGGAGGAGCTGGAGCGGGAGCTGCAGCTCTTCCGGGAGGAATCTGCGCTTCTGGAGGCGGAGCGAAAGAATGCCGGCAGTCGTGCGGAGGCACTTTCCGCG encodes:
- the plsX gene encoding phosphate acyltransferase PlsX — protein: MIRIAIDAMGGDNGPEVMLRGAVDSLPLVPNTKLFLFGPEERLRQILSGCHYDRDRIELVDAPEVVSLHESPVMAVRRKKDSSIVKGMRFVKDGNADAILSSGSTGAILAGGQLIVGRLRGIQRPPLGALIPTRKGLSLLVDCGANVDAKPEWLVQFAEMGSIYVRNMLGIARPTIGLVNIGAEEEKGNALVKETMQLLKKQERLNFIGSVEARDIVEGNCDVIVADAFVGNVVLKMYEGVAKMLLTEISGALRHSGLPTLLGAALIKGSLKRTLQRFDAKAAGGAPILGLNGLVVKVHGNTDGTEVTAAVRQAADFVRSGIVQKISENLATEEKEAENEE
- the acpP gene encoding acyl carrier protein, whose protein sequence is MEFEKLKKIIAAELTDVSEESITMESRFAEDLHADSLDVVQIVMAIEEEFGIEIPEDAAEKIRTVGEAVEAIRSAE
- the rnc gene encoding ribonuclease III gives rise to the protein MRDLTALQASVGYHFQDESLLLHALTHPSFSNENGDPKEASNQRLEFLGDAVLELVSSLFLFQREPVLQEGVMTKLRASLVCEPTLAESARRLQLGDYIILGKGEGREGISQRDSVLSDTFEAVIGAIYLDGGMEPAQRFITEFVLSDIENKELYHDAKTMLQEYSSQNHRELRYALLTEEGPCHDRTYRIEVRLDEMVYGIGEGSSKKKAEQAAAYQALCRIKAETGNVFKIH
- the smc gene encoding chromosome segregation protein SMC; the encoded protein is MYLKSIEIQGFKSFANKTVLDFSEGITGIVGPNGSGKSNISDAVRWVLGEQKVKQLRGASMQDVIFAGTQQRRPQSYAYVAITLDNADHSLALDYPEVTVTRRLYRSGESEYVLNGTECRLKDINELFYDTGIGKEGYSIIGQGQIDKILSGRPEERRALFDEAVGIVKYKRRKDVAEKKLAEEQSNLTRVSDILAELERQVGPLRRQSEQAKEYLSLRERLLLLDANLYLRDMEAVTKELDSLGENESIVNEDLLRAREESEALRVQYDTIEERLRSLEQLLTEHRKGISRAELLRSNLSGQIDVQREQISSEKNNAQHYTQRINALKKEQFDTIAGIEDNLSVLHSIREQISFIREQGSGEVEQENVELDLQLIDATLSETDSMVHACMGENYPLEARPLRKAEEGAAPRAGDGFLTGIEAKRQELSALSERLRSEAEELNQLRSALSALRQEENGLAEKCRRSYQQTDSAKNRLETLQNLAERYEGFGNAVKAVMDRRAQYPGMLGVVAELIEVPKDYETAIETALGGSIQNIVTRDENTAKALVEHLKKNRLGRATFLPLQNIRGRRDESCLRASHEKGVLGLGCDLVHCAEDYTLLTEHLLGRVLVVNTLENALQIARKYRQSLRIVTLDGELLNPGGAISGGAYRNSSNLMSRRRELEELERELQLFREESALLEAERKNAGSRAEALSAQLLRGEQALKELELEKNTRTLSIASEINVEYSSLSTRTDFVTENLHRLNSQLERVFRERSEMEDAQRNSDGLLREKEERIRELQQLIENAAAEAAQLQEEIVRQDQERESLLSERKAFFGKKDTLSERLLSMEKESLRVQNKREKLEQRIESLTAYLYDEYGLTYQAAKERYSEAFTDVTALRGEVSGLKGQIRALGSVNLDAIEQYREISGRYEFLNTQYQDLVCSEASLKKIIDDLDEGMRKQFQENFTLIRKKFNEVFQVLFGGGQGRIELDTEDRDVLTTSISIIAEPPGKKLQNMMQLSGGEKALTAIALLFAIQSLKPSPFCLLDEIEAALDDSNVARFADYLRNLTERTQFIVITHRRGTMERADRLFGVTMQEKGISALVSVDLVQDQLEN